From one Pseudomonas sp. B21-048 genomic stretch:
- the narH gene encoding nitrate reductase subunit beta, producing the protein MKIRSQIGMVLNLDKCIGCHTCSITCKNVWTSREGMEYAWFNNVESKPGIGYPKEWENQDKWKGGWIRNANGTINPRIGGKFRVLANIFANPDLPSLDDYYEPFDFDYQHLHTAPLGEHQPTARPRSLISGKRMEKIEWGPNWEEILGTEFAKRRKDKNFDKIQADIYGEYENTFMMYLPRLCEHCLNPACAASCPSGAIYKREEDGIVLIDQEKCRGWRMCISGCPYKKIYFNWKSGKSEKCIFCYPRIEAGMPTVCAETCVGRIRYLGVLLYDADRISEVASTANEQDLYEKQLEIFLDPNDPAVIRQALADGVPQSVIDSAQRSPVYKMAVDWKLALPLHPEYRTLPMVWYVPPLSPIQNAATAGTVGMNGVIPDVDSLRIPLKYLANLLTAGDERPVKRALKRLLAMRAYKRSEQVDGVQDLQVLKDVGLSVTQVEEMYRYLAIANYEDRFVVPSAHREDAMSDAFAERSGCGFSFGSGCSGSSDTNMFGAKKANRRDILKTVQLWEE; encoded by the coding sequence ATGAAGATTCGCTCACAAATCGGCATGGTGCTGAACCTGGACAAGTGCATCGGTTGCCATACCTGTTCGATCACCTGCAAAAACGTCTGGACCAGCCGTGAAGGTATGGAATACGCCTGGTTCAACAACGTCGAATCGAAACCCGGGATCGGCTACCCGAAAGAATGGGAAAACCAGGACAAGTGGAAGGGCGGCTGGATCCGCAATGCCAACGGCACGATCAACCCGCGCATCGGCGGTAAATTCCGCGTGTTGGCGAACATTTTCGCCAACCCGGATCTGCCGAGCCTCGACGACTACTACGAACCCTTCGACTTCGATTACCAGCACCTGCACACCGCGCCGTTGGGCGAGCACCAGCCCACCGCGCGTCCGCGCTCGCTGATCTCCGGCAAGCGCATGGAAAAAATCGAGTGGGGCCCGAACTGGGAAGAGATCCTCGGCACCGAATTCGCCAAGCGTCGTAAGGACAAGAACTTCGACAAGATCCAGGCGGACATTTACGGCGAATACGAAAACACGTTCATGATGTATTTGCCGCGCCTGTGCGAGCACTGCCTGAACCCGGCGTGCGCGGCGTCGTGCCCGAGCGGGGCGATTTACAAGCGTGAAGAAGACGGGATTGTCCTGATCGACCAGGAAAAATGCCGTGGCTGGCGGATGTGCATCAGCGGCTGCCCGTACAAGAAGATCTATTTCAACTGGAAGAGCGGCAAGTCCGAGAAGTGCATCTTCTGCTACCCGCGGATCGAAGCCGGGATGCCGACCGTTTGCGCGGAAACCTGCGTCGGGCGCATCCGTTACCTCGGTGTGCTGCTGTATGACGCCGACCGCATCAGCGAAGTGGCGAGCACCGCCAATGAGCAGGACCTGTACGAGAAACAACTGGAGATCTTCCTCGATCCGAATGACCCGGCGGTGATTCGTCAGGCCCTGGCCGATGGCGTACCTCAGTCGGTGATCGATTCAGCCCAACGTTCACCGGTCTACAAAATGGCCGTGGACTGGAAACTCGCACTGCCGCTGCACCCGGAATACCGCACCTTGCCGATGGTCTGGTACGTGCCGCCGCTGTCGCCGATCCAGAACGCTGCCACTGCCGGCACCGTCGGTATGAACGGGGTGATCCCGGACGTCGACAGCCTGCGTATCCCGCTGAAGTACCTGGCCAACCTGCTGACCGCCGGCGATGAAAGACCGGTCAAGCGTGCGCTTAAACGCTTGCTGGCGATGCGCGCCTACAAACGTTCCGAGCAAGTCGATGGCGTTCAGGACCTGCAAGTACTCAAGGATGTCGGCTTGAGTGTGACGCAGGTGGAGGAGATGTATCGCTACCTGGCGATTGCCAACTATGAAGACCGCTTTGTGGTACCGAGCGCGCACCGTGAAGACGCCATGAGCGATGCCTTTGCCGAGCGCTCCGGTTGCGGCTTCAGTTTCGGCAGCGGCTGCAGCGGCAGCTCCGACACCAACATGTTCGGTGCGAAGAAAGCCAACCGCCGCGACATCCTGAAAACCGTGCAGTTGTGGGAGGAGTGA
- a CDS encoding nitrate reductase subunit alpha has translation MSHLLDQLRFFNRKQNEFSDGHGETHKESRDWENVYRSRWQYDKIVRSTHGVNCTGSCSWKIYVKNGLITWETQQTDYPRTRNDLPNHEPRGCPRGASYSWYIYSANRLKYPKIRKPLLKLWREARQTMAPVEAWASIVEDKVKADSYKSKRGMGGFIRSNWDEVNEIIAASNVYTIKQYGPDRIVGFSPIPAMSMVSYAAGSRYLSLIGGACLSFYDWYCDLPPASPMVWGEQTDVPESADWYNSNYIIAWGSNVPQTRTPDAHFFTEVRYKGTKTVAITPDYSEVAKLTDLWLNPKQGTDAALAQAFNHVIFKEFHLDKPSAYFTDYAKRFTDLPVLVLLKQMVDKAPGAGYQPDRFLRASDLTDNLGQENNPEWKTIALDVSGELVSPQGSIGYRWGEKGKWNILPREGGEGREIDLKLSLIGDDVAEVAFPYFAGESHEHFQHVAGDAVQYRRVPVHNVVLADGSVAKVATVFDLSAANLAIDRGLGGDNVAKDYNDASVPGTPAWQEQITGVSREKAIQIAREFADNADKTKGRSMIIVGAAMNHWYHMDMNYRGLINMLMLCGCVGQTGGGWAHYVGQEKLRPQCGWLPLAFGLDWNRPPRQMNGTSFFYAHSSQWRHEKMSMHDVLSPLADKSQFPEHALDYNIRAERAGWLPSAPQLNTNPLHICRDAAAAGMDPKDYVVKSLQDGSLRFSCEQPDSPVNFPRNMFVWRSNLLGSSGKGHEYMLKYLLGTKNGVMNEDIGQVGDCKPEEAEWVDEGAIGKLDLVTTLDFRMSSTCVYSDIVLPTATWYEKDDMNTSDMHPFIHPLSAAIDPAWESRSDWEIYKGIAKAFSSMAEGHLGVEKDLVTIPLMHDSVGELAQPFGGTDWKSAGVAPEPGKNAPNLHVVERDYPNIYKQFSSLGPLLEKHGNGGKGINWNTEAEVKFLGELNHKEGAAGISHGRPKIHTAIDAAEVILSLAPETNGHVAVKAWAALSEFTGIDHSHLALPKAHEAIRFRDIQAQPRKIISSPTWSGLEDDHVSYNAGYTNVHEAIPWRTITGRQQFYQDHPWMQAFGEQLMSYRPPVNTRTIAGVKDKRSNGETEIVLNWITPHQKWGIHSTYSDNLLMLTLSRGGPIVWLSENDAKSAGIEDNDWIECFNANGALTARAVVSQRVKDGMVMMYHAQERIVNVPGSETTKTRGGHHNSVTRVVLKPTHMIGGYAQQAYGFNYYGTVGCNRDEFVVVRKMAKVDWLDGSSGDDLPRPLPTDIEEN, from the coding sequence GTGAGTCATTTACTGGATCAATTGCGGTTTTTCAACCGCAAGCAAAACGAGTTTTCCGATGGACATGGAGAGACTCACAAAGAGTCGCGCGACTGGGAGAACGTCTACCGTTCGCGCTGGCAGTACGACAAGATCGTGCGTTCCACCCACGGGGTGAACTGCACCGGTTCCTGCTCGTGGAAAATCTACGTCAAGAATGGCTTGATCACCTGGGAAACCCAGCAGACCGACTACCCGCGTACCCGCAACGATCTGCCTAACCATGAACCCCGTGGCTGCCCGCGTGGCGCCAGTTACAGCTGGTACATCTACAGCGCCAACCGGCTCAAGTACCCGAAGATCCGCAAGCCTTTGCTCAAACTCTGGCGCGAGGCACGGCAGACCATGGCACCGGTGGAAGCCTGGGCGAGCATTGTCGAGGACAAGGTCAAGGCCGATTCTTATAAAAGCAAGCGCGGCATGGGTGGTTTCATTCGCTCCAACTGGGATGAAGTCAACGAGATCATTGCCGCGTCCAACGTCTACACCATCAAGCAATACGGCCCCGACCGGATCGTCGGTTTCTCGCCGATCCCGGCCATGTCGATGGTCAGCTACGCCGCCGGCTCGCGTTACCTGTCGCTGATCGGCGGCGCGTGCCTGAGTTTCTACGACTGGTACTGCGACTTGCCACCGGCCTCGCCAATGGTCTGGGGCGAGCAGACCGACGTGCCGGAATCGGCTGACTGGTATAACTCCAACTACATCATTGCCTGGGGCTCCAACGTCCCGCAAACCCGTACCCCCGACGCGCACTTCTTTACCGAAGTCCGTTACAAGGGCACTAAGACTGTGGCGATCACCCCGGATTACTCGGAAGTCGCCAAGCTCACCGACCTGTGGCTGAACCCTAAACAAGGCACCGATGCGGCGCTGGCCCAGGCGTTCAACCATGTGATCTTCAAAGAATTCCACCTAGACAAGCCGAGCGCCTATTTCACCGATTACGCCAAGCGCTTCACCGATTTGCCGGTGCTGGTGCTGCTCAAGCAAATGGTCGACAAGGCACCGGGCGCCGGTTATCAGCCGGACCGCTTCCTGCGCGCCAGCGACCTGACCGACAACCTCGGCCAGGAAAACAACCCGGAATGGAAAACCATCGCGCTGGATGTCAGCGGCGAACTGGTTTCCCCTCAAGGCTCCATCGGTTATCGCTGGGGCGAGAAGGGCAAGTGGAACATCCTGCCGCGTGAAGGCGGCGAAGGCCGTGAGATCGATCTGAAGCTGAGCCTGATCGGCGATGACGTTGCCGAAGTGGCGTTCCCGTATTTTGCCGGCGAGTCCCACGAGCACTTCCAGCACGTGGCCGGCGATGCCGTGCAATACCGTCGCGTGCCAGTGCATAACGTGGTGCTGGCGGACGGCAGCGTGGCCAAAGTCGCCACCGTGTTCGACCTGTCGGCCGCCAACCTGGCCATCGACCGCGGCCTCGGCGGCGATAACGTGGCCAAGGATTACAACGACGCCTCGGTGCCGGGCACCCCGGCCTGGCAGGAACAGATCACCGGCGTCAGCCGTGAGAAAGCGATCCAGATTGCCCGTGAGTTCGCCGACAACGCGGACAAGACCAAGGGTCGCTCGATGATCATCGTCGGCGCGGCGATGAACCACTGGTACCACATGGACATGAACTACCGCGGGCTGATCAACATGCTCATGCTCTGCGGGTGTGTCGGCCAGACCGGTGGCGGTTGGGCGCACTATGTCGGCCAGGAAAAACTGCGTCCGCAATGCGGCTGGCTGCCCTTGGCGTTCGGCCTGGACTGGAACCGTCCGCCACGGCAAATGAACGGCACCAGCTTCTTCTACGCCCACAGCTCGCAATGGCGCCACGAGAAGATGAGCATGCACGACGTGCTCTCGCCATTGGCCGATAAATCGCAGTTCCCAGAGCATGCCCTGGACTACAACATCCGCGCCGAACGCGCCGGTTGGTTGCCGAGCGCACCGCAACTCAACACTAACCCTTTGCACATTTGCCGCGATGCGGCTGCGGCCGGCATGGACCCCAAAGACTACGTGGTCAAGTCGCTGCAGGACGGTTCGCTGCGCTTCTCCTGTGAACAGCCGGACAGCCCGGTCAACTTCCCGCGCAACATGTTTGTCTGGCGCTCCAACCTGTTGGGCTCCTCGGGCAAGGGTCATGAGTACATGCTCAAGTACCTGCTCGGCACCAAAAACGGGGTGATGAACGAAGACATCGGCCAGGTCGGCGATTGCAAACCCGAAGAAGCTGAATGGGTGGACGAGGGCGCCATCGGCAAGCTTGATCTGGTCACCACGCTGGACTTCCGCATGTCGTCGACCTGCGTCTATTCCGACATCGTCTTGCCGACCGCTACCTGGTACGAAAAAGACGACATGAACACCTCGGACATGCACCCGTTCATTCACCCGTTGTCGGCGGCGATCGACCCGGCGTGGGAATCGCGTTCCGACTGGGAAATCTACAAAGGCATCGCCAAGGCGTTTTCCAGTATGGCCGAAGGGCATCTGGGCGTTGAGAAGGACCTGGTGACCATCCCGCTGATGCACGACAGCGTTGGCGAACTGGCCCAACCCTTTGGCGGCACCGACTGGAAAAGCGCCGGCGTCGCCCCGGAGCCGGGCAAGAACGCGCCGAACCTGCATGTGGTGGAGCGCGACTACCCGAACATCTACAAGCAGTTCTCGTCCCTCGGGCCATTGCTGGAAAAACACGGCAACGGTGGCAAGGGCATTAACTGGAACACCGAAGCCGAAGTGAAATTCCTCGGCGAGCTCAATCACAAAGAAGGCGCCGCCGGTATCAGTCACGGCCGTCCGAAAATTCACACGGCGATCGATGCCGCCGAAGTGATTCTGTCCCTGGCGCCGGAAACCAACGGCCATGTTGCGGTCAAGGCCTGGGCGGCGTTGTCGGAGTTTACCGGCATCGATCACAGCCACCTGGCATTGCCCAAGGCCCACGAGGCGATTCGGTTCCGCGACATTCAGGCACAGCCACGCAAGATCATTTCCAGCCCGACCTGGTCGGGTCTCGAGGACGATCACGTCAGCTACAACGCCGGTTACACCAACGTTCATGAAGCCATCCCGTGGCGCACCATCACCGGTCGCCAACAGTTCTACCAGGATCACCCGTGGATGCAGGCGTTCGGCGAGCAACTGATGAGTTATCGCCCGCCCGTCAACACCCGCACCATTGCAGGGGTGAAAGACAAACGCAGTAATGGCGAAACCGAAATTGTCCTGAACTGGATCACCCCACACCAAAAATGGGGCATCCACAGTACCTATAGCGACAACCTGCTGATGCTGACCCTCAGCCGTGGCGGGCCGATTGTCTGGCTCTCGGAGAATGACGCGAAAAGCGCCGGCATCGAGGACAACGACTGGATCGAATGCTTCAACGCCAACGGCGCGCTGACCGCGCGGGCAGTGGTCAGCCAACGGGTCAAGGACGGCATGGTGATGATGTATCACGCCCAGGAACGGATCGTGAACGTGCCAGGCTCGGAAACCACCAAGACCCGTGGCGGCCACCACAACTCCGTCACCCGTGTCGTGCTCAAGCCGACCCACATGATCGGCGGCTATGCGCAGCAAGCCTACGGTTTCAACTATTACGGCACCGTCGGTTGCAACCGCGATGAGTTCGTCGTGGTGCGCAAGATGGCCAAAGTCGACTGGCTCGATGGTTCGTCCGGCGATGACTTGCCGCGCCCTCTGCCGACCGATATCGAGGAGAACTGA
- a CDS encoding NarK family nitrate/nitrite MFS transporter, with translation MSVLQKPDKGPVIHDWRPEDPAFWGSSGKQTATRNLWISIPALLLAFAVWMVWSTVIVRLNAIGFSFTTDQLFWLAALPGLSGATLRVFYSFMVPIFGGRRWTALSTASLLLPSIWMGFAVQDLSTSYSVFVLIALLCGFGGGNFASSMSNISFFYPKSQQGTALGLNAGLGNLGVSVMQFCVPLVITFGVFGFMGGSPQALPDGGQLWLQNAGFIWVPFIVLVTVLAWFCMNDLSSARASFSDQAVIFKRKHNWLMCWLYLATFGSFIGFSAAFPLLIKTSFPDVIALKFAFLGPLVGALVRPLGGWLADKLGGAKVTLWNFVAMIAMVFGVMHFLPQNGTGGNFYGFLGLFMLLFITTGVGNGSTFRMIPVIFRTQHEKASAGKPPAVREQALKDAGKESAAVLGFSSAIGAFGAFFIPKSFGTSMAQTGGPEMAFYMFVGFYLSCIVVTWWWYARKGAATPC, from the coding sequence ATGTCCGTTCTGCAAAAGCCTGACAAAGGCCCGGTCATTCATGACTGGCGCCCCGAGGACCCCGCGTTCTGGGGAAGTAGCGGCAAACAGACCGCCACTCGCAACTTGTGGATTTCCATTCCTGCGCTGTTGTTGGCCTTCGCGGTGTGGATGGTCTGGAGCACGGTGATTGTGCGTTTGAACGCCATCGGCTTCAGCTTCACCACCGACCAACTGTTCTGGCTGGCGGCGTTGCCGGGGTTGTCCGGTGCGACTTTGCGCGTCTTCTATTCCTTTATGGTGCCGATCTTCGGTGGCCGGCGCTGGACCGCCCTGAGCACCGCGTCGCTGCTGTTGCCATCGATCTGGATGGGCTTCGCCGTGCAGGACCTGAGCACCTCGTACAGCGTGTTCGTGTTGATTGCCTTGCTCTGCGGTTTTGGTGGCGGCAACTTTGCCTCGAGCATGTCCAACATCAGCTTCTTCTATCCCAAGTCGCAGCAGGGCACGGCGTTGGGCCTCAATGCCGGTTTAGGCAATCTGGGCGTCTCGGTGATGCAGTTCTGCGTGCCGCTGGTGATTACCTTCGGGGTGTTCGGCTTCATGGGCGGCTCGCCGCAAGCACTGCCGGACGGTGGTCAGTTGTGGCTGCAAAACGCCGGGTTCATCTGGGTGCCGTTTATTGTCCTGGTGACGGTGCTGGCCTGGTTCTGCATGAACGATCTGTCCAGTGCCCGGGCCTCGTTCAGTGACCAAGCGGTGATCTTCAAACGCAAGCACAACTGGCTGATGTGCTGGTTGTACCTGGCGACCTTCGGTTCGTTCATCGGTTTTTCCGCCGCGTTTCCGTTGCTGATCAAAACCTCTTTCCCAGATGTGATTGCCTTGAAATTCGCCTTCCTCGGCCCGTTGGTGGGGGCGCTGGTACGGCCATTGGGCGGCTGGCTGGCGGACAAGCTGGGTGGCGCGAAAGTGACCTTGTGGAACTTCGTGGCAATGATCGCGATGGTCTTCGGGGTGATGCACTTTTTGCCGCAGAACGGTACCGGCGGCAACTTCTACGGCTTCCTCGGCCTGTTCATGTTGCTGTTCATCACCACGGGCGTGGGCAACGGCTCCACCTTCCGGATGATCCCGGTGATCTTCCGCACCCAGCATGAAAAAGCCTCGGCCGGAAAACCGCCCGCCGTGCGCGAGCAAGCGCTCAAGGATGCCGGCAAAGAATCGGCCGCCGTCCTGGGCTTCAGTTCGGCCATAGGCGCCTTCGGTGCGTTCTTCATTCCCAAATCCTTCGGCACTTCGATGGCCCAGACCGGCGGCCCGGAGATGGCCTTCTACATGTTCGTCGGTTTTTACCTGAGCTGCATCGTCGTGACCTGGTGGTGGTACGCCCGCAAAGGCGCCGCGACTCCCTGCTGA
- a CDS encoding nitrate/nitrite transporter, with protein MNQPRVRQGLVLGMSTLAFTVCFMVWMMFAVLGVPIKELLQLNETQFGLLAATPVLTGSLVRLPLGLLTDRFGGRSVFFLLMLACVAPLYLISHATAYWQFLVLGLFVGLAGGSFSVGIAYVAKWFDKENQGFAMGIFGAGNAGAAVTKFLAPALIAAGSWQLVPKVFSAILFITALSFWFLSAENKDHRSASGASLREQLRSLKDPAVWRYCQYYSIVFGGYVALALWMTKYYVQEYGFSLQSAALLAACFSLPGGVLRAVGGWMSDRWGAQSVTWWVLWVSWICLFLLSYPQTQLQVQTINGPLDFHIGLNPALFTVLLFVMGIAFAFGKASVFKYIANDYPKNMGAVSGIVGLAGGLGGFVLPILFGALVDLTGVRSSCFMLMYGVVWVSLTWMYFSEIRKSPVLGKAPLLTPSPISSIALGEEHVRSAKA; from the coding sequence GTGAACCAACCGCGTGTACGACAAGGCTTGGTGCTGGGCATGAGCACGCTGGCCTTCACTGTGTGCTTCATGGTCTGGATGATGTTTGCCGTGCTCGGGGTGCCGATCAAGGAACTGCTCCAGCTCAACGAAACCCAGTTCGGCCTGCTGGCCGCGACCCCGGTGCTGACCGGCTCGTTGGTGCGTTTGCCGCTGGGTCTGCTGACTGACCGCTTCGGCGGGCGCAGCGTGTTCTTTCTGCTGATGCTGGCCTGCGTCGCACCGCTGTACCTGATCAGTCACGCCACCGCCTACTGGCAATTCCTGGTGCTGGGTTTGTTCGTCGGCCTGGCCGGTGGCTCTTTCTCAGTGGGGATTGCCTACGTCGCCAAATGGTTCGACAAGGAGAATCAAGGCTTCGCCATGGGCATCTTCGGTGCCGGTAATGCCGGAGCGGCGGTGACCAAGTTTCTCGCGCCGGCACTGATTGCGGCCGGCAGCTGGCAGCTGGTGCCGAAAGTCTTCAGCGCGATCCTCTTTATCACCGCGCTTTCATTCTGGTTTCTCAGTGCCGAAAACAAGGATCACCGCAGTGCCTCCGGCGCCAGTTTGCGCGAGCAACTGCGCTCGCTGAAAGACCCTGCGGTGTGGCGCTACTGCCAGTACTACTCGATCGTCTTCGGTGGCTACGTCGCCCTGGCGCTGTGGATGACCAAGTACTACGTGCAGGAATACGGTTTCAGCCTGCAAAGCGCGGCGTTGCTGGCGGCCTGTTTTTCCCTGCCCGGTGGCGTGCTGCGCGCCGTCGGCGGCTGGATGTCGGATCGCTGGGGCGCGCAAAGCGTGACCTGGTGGGTGTTGTGGGTCAGCTGGATCTGCCTGTTCCTGCTCTCGTATCCCCAGACCCAACTGCAAGTGCAAACGATCAACGGCCCGCTGGATTTCCACATCGGCCTCAATCCCGCGCTGTTCACCGTGCTGCTGTTCGTCATGGGCATCGCTTTCGCGTTCGGCAAGGCCTCGGTCTTCAAATACATCGCCAATGACTACCCGAAAAACATGGGCGCGGTGTCCGGCATCGTCGGCCTTGCGGGTGGCCTGGGTGGTTTTGTGCTGCCGATCCTGTTCGGCGCCCTGGTGGACCTTACCGGCGTGCGCTCTTCCTGCTTCATGTTGATGTACGGCGTGGTCTGGGTCTCCCTCACCTGGATGTACTTCAGCGAAATACGCAAAAGCCCGGTGCTGGGTAAAGCGCCGCTGCTGACCCCGTCCCCGATTTCCAGCATTGCCCTAGGAGAAGAACATGTCCGTTCTGCAAAAGCCTGA
- a CDS encoding HAMP domain-containing protein: MMRWLRSSLPARAGLAVILIAVLALASSLSAGLIAWFSQGDAAAINTAGSVRMETYHLSWKLAAGATPSEIATITDSLQTRLTSQSLKAVLEDGPTTALQLSYGQIQQSWTEDLRPALERGDAAAFQARALPFVEQLNRFVDLLQRQSEQKQGWQQAIQGMALFTTMIVLLIGLYELQYGVVTPLKELVDATQRFRRGDFKVRVNHQSQDELGQLATSFNSMAETIEESHRTLESQVLQKTLNLQQANAALELLYQTSRSLATRLANAEGLDELIRRFQQRLPGLRLSLCLQGQLQAPAQQLLALHGANVREVCASSDCATCERHPKTNPQTFNISNQGSELGELKAHFVDGHLMQAWETQLIQALANLIGTSLSLKRQREQDHRLLLLEERTIIARELHDSLAQALSYMKLQVSRMQTLMRRGEPAQTLEAVTAELREGLNNAYRQLRELLTTFRLQIHDAGLVQELKDTAEEFSRRGEFQVHLHVDSLAFELSASEQIHILQITREALSNCLRHAHAQNAWLQLRQDGETVRLSVEDDGRGFSGNVDQREHHGLNIMDERARSLHGQLQIISREPQGTRVQLEFHPEFLGQQTEGSTP; the protein is encoded by the coding sequence ATGATGCGCTGGTTGCGCAGCTCCCTGCCCGCTCGCGCCGGGCTGGCGGTAATCCTGATCGCCGTGTTGGCGCTCGCCAGTTCGTTGAGCGCCGGGCTGATCGCCTGGTTCAGCCAGGGCGATGCCGCCGCCATCAACACCGCAGGCTCGGTGCGCATGGAGACCTATCACCTGAGCTGGAAACTCGCCGCGGGTGCAACGCCCTCAGAAATCGCCACCATCACCGACAGCCTGCAAACCCGTCTCACCAGCCAGTCACTCAAGGCCGTGCTGGAAGATGGCCCGACCACCGCACTGCAACTCAGTTATGGGCAAATCCAGCAATCCTGGACCGAAGATTTGCGCCCGGCACTGGAGCGCGGCGATGCGGCTGCCTTTCAAGCCAGGGCCCTGCCCTTCGTTGAGCAACTGAACCGGTTCGTCGATCTGTTGCAGCGCCAAAGCGAACAAAAGCAAGGCTGGCAACAGGCGATCCAGGGCATGGCCTTGTTCACGACCATGATCGTCCTGCTGATCGGGTTATATGAGTTGCAGTACGGCGTCGTCACCCCTTTGAAAGAGTTGGTGGACGCAACCCAGCGCTTTCGTCGTGGCGACTTCAAGGTGCGGGTCAACCATCAGTCCCAGGACGAACTGGGCCAGTTGGCCACGAGTTTCAATAGCATGGCCGAGACGATTGAAGAGTCGCATCGCACGCTGGAGAGTCAGGTCCTGCAAAAAACCCTGAACCTGCAACAAGCCAATGCCGCCCTGGAGCTCCTGTATCAAACCAGCCGAAGCCTGGCCACACGCCTGGCCAATGCCGAAGGCCTGGATGAATTGATTCGACGCTTCCAGCAACGCCTGCCCGGTTTGCGCCTGTCGCTGTGCCTGCAAGGCCAACTGCAGGCACCCGCCCAGCAGTTGCTCGCCCTGCATGGCGCGAACGTCCGGGAAGTCTGCGCCAGTAGCGACTGTGCAACCTGCGAGCGGCACCCTAAAACCAACCCGCAAACCTTCAACATCAGCAACCAGGGCAGTGAACTGGGTGAACTCAAGGCGCACTTTGTCGACGGTCATCTCATGCAAGCCTGGGAAACCCAGCTGATCCAGGCCCTGGCCAATCTGATCGGCACCTCGCTCTCGCTCAAGCGCCAACGGGAACAGGATCATCGCCTGCTACTGCTCGAAGAACGCACGATCATCGCCCGCGAGCTGCATGATTCACTGGCCCAGGCCCTGTCCTACATGAAGCTGCAAGTCAGCCGCATGCAGACCCTGATGCGCCGGGGCGAACCGGCCCAGACCCTGGAAGCCGTCACCGCCGAATTGCGCGAGGGACTGAACAATGCCTACCGCCAGTTACGCGAGTTGCTGACCACGTTTCGCTTGCAGATTCACGACGCGGGACTGGTGCAGGAACTCAAGGACACCGCCGAGGAGTTCTCCCGTCGCGGCGAGTTTCAGGTGCACCTGCACGTCGACTCGCTGGCCTTTGAGCTATCGGCCAGCGAACAAATCCACATTTTGCAGATTACGCGCGAAGCGCTCTCCAACTGCCTGCGCCACGCTCATGCGCAAAACGCCTGGCTGCAACTGCGCCAGGACGGCGAGACGGTCAGGTTGTCGGTCGAAGACGACGGTCGCGGCTTCAGCGGCAACGTCGACCAACGCGAACACCACGGCCTGAACATCATGGATGAACGGGCTCGCAGCTTGCACGGCCAGCTGCAGATCATTTCCAGGGAACCCCAAGGCACCCGTGTCCAACTGGAATTCCACCCGGAATTTCTCGGGCAGCAAACAGAAGGCAGCACCCCATGA
- the narL gene encoding two-component system response regulator NarL has product MNPSPQHRILLVDDHPMMRHGIRQMLELEDDFLIVGEASQGEEALSLIEPLRPDLVLLDNNMPQMNGIETLRRLRAMHYTGKVLLFTVSDAEDDIRDALRLDADGYLLKDMEPELLIQYIRDALNGALVISPGLTQVMAQALRSPPRQAVVELTERERQVLKTIASGFSNKVIGHKLGITEGTVKVHVKNLLHKLGLRSRVEAAVWAMEHLRNAG; this is encoded by the coding sequence ATGAACCCGTCCCCACAACACAGAATCCTGCTGGTAGACGACCATCCGATGATGCGTCACGGCATTCGCCAGATGCTCGAACTCGAAGATGATTTCCTGATCGTTGGCGAAGCCAGCCAAGGCGAAGAAGCACTCAGCCTGATTGAACCGCTTCGACCGGACCTGGTCTTGCTCGACAACAATATGCCGCAAATGAATGGCATTGAAACCCTGCGCCGATTACGGGCGATGCACTACACCGGCAAAGTGCTGCTGTTCACCGTGTCCGACGCCGAAGACGATATTCGCGACGCACTGCGCCTGGATGCCGACGGTTATCTGCTCAAGGACATGGAGCCCGAACTGTTGATTCAGTACATCCGGGACGCCTTGAACGGCGCCTTGGTGATCAGCCCGGGGCTGACCCAAGTGATGGCGCAGGCGCTGCGCTCGCCGCCACGCCAAGCCGTGGTGGAATTGACCGAGCGTGAGCGTCAGGTGCTGAAAACCATCGCCAGCGGCTTCAGCAACAAGGTCATCGGGCACAAGCTGGGCATCACCGAAGGGACGGTCAAGGTCCACGTGAAAAACCTGCTACACAAACTCGGCTTGCGCTCGCGGGTGGAGGCCGCGGTGTGGGCCATGGAACATCTGCGCAATGCGGGCTGA